The genomic segment AACAATCGACGAGATTAAAGAAGTGCCAAAAGTTGGCTTTGCAAAATTGATTCAGAATTTTACTGGCATTTTTGATTATAACCAATGGGCAAAAATTTCTGTTGGAATTAGTTTTTTATTCTTGCTGAGTTTTATTGGTTATTATTTTTCACAGCTTACTATTACAAAAAGAATTTATTTCATCGGGATGTTTGTTCTTTTAGTTGCTTTAGTATTAAGCGTTTCGGCAGGAATATCCGAAAAAGATCATTTCAATAATGATCGTCCGGCAATTGTTTTTTCAGAATTAAGCGAAGTTAGAAGCGAACCTCAAAAAGCAGGTTCTGCTATAATTTTACTTCACGAAGGTGCTAAAGTTTATGTTATAGAAACTGTGGGAAGTTGGAAAAAAATTGAATTAACCGACGGTCAGGAAGGCTGGATTGATGCTTCGACAATTAAAGAAGTTAAATAAGAAGTTTTAAATTCTAAAAAAAAATCTTTGTCCACCAACTTTGCGTAGACGCACTGCGGTGCGTCTCTACGATATACTGGGGTGAAGATAAATTATGTATAAAGGCTTCTAATTTTTGCAACGAATATTTTGACAATCAAAATCGTAGAGACGCACTGCTGTGTGTCTACGTCCAGCATATAAAAACCGTTACATTAAACATCTCTACAGAATAAACCATTAAAAAATTCAAATAAAAAAATTCCAAATCCCAACTTTAAATTGGAATTTGGAATTTTTCTTTTTTGGAATTTAAAATCAATTCACTGCATCAACTAAACGAACAAACTCAGCTCGATAGCCTTCGTCATCGTATGCTAATCCTGATTTTGCCAGCTTTTTAATATCATCACTATTTGAATTTGTGATGTATTTTGAATCTCTTAATTTTAATCCAAACCAGGCAACAGCGGTTGTAAATTTAAAATCGGCAGAACTTCTGTCAAGAGAAACTTTTCTGTTTGCAATAGTATTTACAATTTCGATGCTCTTGTCTCCATCAGGTTTTTTATAACGGAATTTAATCGTTGCCAGTTCATCGCTGTAATTAGACTCGTTAGTTTTTACTTTTGTATACTTTAAATCAGATGGAACGTAATCGCTTTCAACTCCGGCTGGAATAATTTCATAAAGCGCCGTAACCGTATGTCCGCTGCCTAATTCTCCGGCATCGACCGCATCATTTTTAAAATCTTCATCGTTTAGTTTTCGGTTTTCGTAACCAATTAATCGATACGCCTGAACATGTTTCGGATTAAATTCAATCTGGATTTTTACATCTTTTGCAATGGCAAACATCGAACCTTTAAATTCTTTTCCAAGAAAACGATTTGCTTCCTGAATATTATCAATGTAAGCATAATTTCCGTTTCCTTTATCAGCCAGGATTTCCATTTTACTGTCTTTATAATTTCCCATTCCGAAACCTAAAACAGTTAAAAACACACCTGATTTTCTTTTCTCTTCAATCAGTTGTTCCATGTCTTGATCAGTCGATGCGCCAACATTAAAATCACCATCGGTAGCAATAACCACACGATTATTTCCTTCTTTAATAAAGTTTTCCTGTGCCAGTTTGTATGCTAATTCAATTCCTTCACCGCCAGCCGTACTTCCGCCTGCGCTTAGTTTATCAAAAGCATCCATAATTTCATCTTTATTATCTCCTGAAGTTGGTTCTAAAACAACGCCTGCAGAACCTGCGTAAACCACGATCGAAACTTTATCCTTCGAACGCAGTTCATTCACCAAAATCTTCATGGATTCTTTTAATAATGGAAGTTTATTAGAGTCATTCATCGAACCCGAAACATCAATCAGGAAAACAAGATTCGAAGCTGGAAGATTTGTCATTGGAATATTTTTTCCCTGCAAACCAATTTTCAGCAATAAGGAATTTTTATTCCACGGACTTTCGCTTACTTCTGTATTGATAGAAAACGGATTTTGACCTTCTGGTTGTGGATATTTGTATTTAAAAAAGTTCATCATTTCTTCTATACGAACGGCATCTTTAGGAACTTTTTGACCTTCGTTTATAAATCGGCGGATATTGGTGTAAGATGCATTATCAACATCTATAGAA from the Flavobacterium sp. genome contains:
- a CDS encoding VWA domain-containing protein; amino-acid sequence: MKNKTFYLLAFLFLVLASCKKQDAAAYETVDSTAVAADVIDEIPEENISDPNTESYAGLEENPFESPQKSPLSTFSIDVDNASYTNIRRFINEGQKVPKDAVRIEEMMNFFKYKYPQPEGQNPFSINTEVSESPWNKNSLLLKIGLQGKNIPMTNLPASNLVFLIDVSGSMNDSNKLPLLKESMKILVNELRSKDKVSIVVYAGSAGVVLEPTSGDNKDEIMDAFDKLSAGGSTAGGEGIELAYKLAQENFIKEGNNRVVIATDGDFNVGASTDQDMEQLIEEKRKSGVFLTVLGFGMGNYKDSKMEILADKGNGNYAYIDNIQEANRFLGKEFKGSMFAIAKDVKIQIEFNPKHVQAYRLIGYENRKLNDEDFKNDAVDAGELGSGHTVTALYEIIPAGVESDYVPSDLKYTKVKTNESNYSDELATIKFRYKKPDGDKSIEIVNTIANRKVSLDRSSADFKFTTAVAWFGLKLRDSKYITNSNSDDIKKLAKSGLAYDDEGYRAEFVRLVDAVN
- a CDS encoding tetratricopeptide repeat protein; amino-acid sequence: MKNILYLFLLISQVFFAQSSFEKGNALYQKGQYQEAVQVYEDIIKEDKQQSAELYFNLANSYYKLNKVAPSIYNYEKALVLKPNDPETLNNLKFAKKLTIDEIKEVPKVGFAKLIQNFTGIFDYNQWAKISVGISFLFLLSFIGYYFSQLTITKRIYFIGMFVLLVALVLSVSAGISEKDHFNNDRPAIVFSELSEVRSEPQKAGSAIILLHEGAKVYVIETVGSWKKIELTDGQEGWIDASTIKEVK